ggGAATAAGGTGAAGAAGTCAGCAAAATAACAGCAATATGAGGGGAAATGGGGACAAATTTTGAGGGGAGAAACTGGAGGcgttaaacaaacacacacaatttacAGCCACTTCCACAAACAGAAGCACTAAGGGACCCAGATGCATATTATGACAGGTGACAACCAGAATTCTTTTTAGTATATATGGAGGCTGTACTACCATGGATTTAGGTTATTGTATTGTAATGGGTTGATACAGAAACAACCTTAATCAACCGGTTTCAAATAACAAGTAAACCTAAGACTTACTTCTGGAAATAAATCCCTCAGGTAAGTAATAGACGAAATTCCAACAGTAAGAAGTTTTTTCACAAAGGTAGCAGATTCTTGAACAGTCCTTTGCTCTGGTGGAAAAATAGTACTCCACTGCAAAAGGAAAAAACAGttactgaatatgaaaaaattgtatGAATTTTCTTACCAAACTCTCAAAACGTGGAAACAAAGAGACAAGGTTTACAATCTGATAGCATGTATTctgcaaataagaaaaatgtaaaaattcagaGATTTTCGGGTACTTTACCCATGAATTAAACCATACAAAAGCAATGTGAAACAGAAAAGTGATaaatgttaggaaaaaaaaaaaaagggagcacAGAACAAGGCTGAAGGGAAGGCGTAGAGCAAAAGATGACGTCTAAAGATCTGAATAGTGTGCATTTAGATATCATTAAACCACTGAAACACAGACTTTGCTGTCTTACAGAGATCCATGACATAAAATGTGTAACTAAATGCCTGAAAACTTTGTCCTCTTTGTGTTCTTCATGGCTTCTCAACACATACAAGATGGTCCTAAGGCTTAATTGCTTTCcttattgaatttttatgttgACTGTGAAACAATTTTCAAGAAATACCAGTCAATCTGACCATCCTTTTGAAATTTCCATAACAATGGGTTAATGTCATACTTATGTCGAGTCCTTTCATTtctatgaccctccaaaatcctGAACGTAAACACAAAAAAGTCAAAGCATCCTTaaaatacacatacttatattAGTTGGACCCCACAGCTgaaattcataaatgtcattgTAATACTGGTCCACAGGCAGCAACAccaattaattaaaaaacaaatgatcATCACCGTACAGTACCGTACCGTACTTACTGTGCTGGTTTGCTGTTCAACACCTTGGGTTGGTTTGGCCATCATTTTTGTAGGCATTGCGCACATTTCTGTGATCAGGTACGAACTCTACCATATACTGTACTATGGTGACCTGAAAATAAATTCATCCATTACAAACACACTCTAGGACATACGGTACCTACCAAATAGACTTGACGTTAATTGGTTGTGCCATCACTAACAAAAAGATTTAGCTAGAGACCCACAAACAATTCTATCTCAGGACCCTTCCTTGTACAATTAAATGATAAAGGACTGATTCCTGCCAGTCAAAcagaatatttactgccttttatgTGTTtctctttatacagtatatatgtttttcatttacatttatgatACTAACCATCTTTAGGTTACATCTTCACATTCATCCCCAAGAGGCTGGTACTAACCACGGTGCCCACTCctctaggtcaggttaggctgAAAAGTACTGGCTAGTAAGGACCTGGAACCCAGTATTGGGGTCACTTAGGGAGATTTTGGTTAAACTGTCTCCCTGTAATGCCTTTGCCTTATCTTAagtgttttacaatttgtttggCATTTGTTCAAGGTTATATGCATGAACTGCATATTACTTATCttgttatttaaacatttttgccaTTTTAGCTTATGTAACTCACTTACATTTGTTTTACCCTCAACCAAAAACCCAGACTGACATAAATATTACGTTGGGAAACCTAACATTTAATGGAAACTATTGCACAAGCGTTAGGCTGTCAAGCCTGGATAGTGTAACCTGGTAAGATGTACAAACTGAATTACTCTCTTTATCTATAGTCAGCCTAATCCAGATCATTCTTTAacttgtattttatgaatatataagctTAATGGTACAGTTATTTTGGTCATACTAAAATGCTTTAATCccccattaaataaataaacgataaatatatatcccaattgTTTCTTATGTGTTCTATGCACTTTTGACCACTTATTCAATTTGTGCAAACCAAAAGAGTTGCATACGCTATATCCTCCAGATGTGGCCAGCttaaaagaagaacaaagacattGTGCATAGCGAAACATTGTGTGCACAGCTAATCTGCAGTACTGCCAATTCActtggtaaatttttactttaataccacaaTCACACCATTGATCACCATGTTTAGTATGAGATGGCGTCCCCCCTtaaaaaagatggtaaatatctaagtaacagtaaatttgtgatatataatgtgattttttattaacattattaaagaGTCTTATAAGGTGATTCTACGGAAGAGCTCTGCAAGGTGCTGTGTTCAGTACCTGCCTCTTGGGGATGATCgtaaaaacctaaaagaaaagaTGGTATATTTCTCAAATCATTTTACCCACAGGCTACTGCATTagcctgtactgtatatacatttttctatattgttcagtcaaGATATTTTACTAATAAATGATATGGCTCACTCTGTGCAGAGCTTCTTTTGTTGAGCTACCGGTAAATGTAAAAGATGGCCActtgaagatataattttttaatatttttttttactaagcacTATTGAAAtaggtgtacagtatataatacagtaGAAGTGAGATAATGAGATAAATTTACCAAGACTATTTGAGAAATTAACCATCTTTGGTTTATGTTTCTACATGCATcgccaaggggctggtactaaacatggcataaGTTTTGCATGAAgtcatgtttagtaccagctccttgaggacgaaagcaaaaacataaacaaaagagggTTAAATTTctaatatcttgataaaattcTCAAATTATATCACCTGTAATGCATAATATACATCCttttctatattcagtcaatGAATCACACTAGGTCAAGATCTTCTTGTCAccatctcctttacatttaccaagTTACCAAGTAAAATAATGCCACTCTTTCTGCAAAGTTGCGTTCCTACAATTTATATTTAGCCAATCAAAGTCGATGGCCGTAGGACCCCCTACTAGTACTATGGCTGTAACCCCAGCAGCCCCCTCCCTTCTCCATCTCATTGGCATGGGATTAAGGTGGTGGGCCGGTCTTTTGCACtgaaaatcagaaatattttcctAGCCTAACAGGATGTTTAACCTACCCAACAAAGACCAAGATACAGTAAGCTACCCTGCAGCCTATATCACTTCATACTTTGTAAAAAGGCATCCCAGGTTTAGCGTACATCCTCGATCCACAATAAGCAACGTAATTGGCATGTAATTCAATATGACTTGACAACAGCTGGTAATTCTAAGCAGTAGttctgcggtgagctagactatggcaattgacgttttcctatgttattttacttgctttacaagattttaaagtaatattttgtcaggctggctgtaactaaactgtaattgacctttgaagactacacgacagGGTAATCTAAGtcggcattccgcggcgagccccccacccccctccatagctaatagggcaaaattgtaaccagtaaacatcccTGGGCCTAATGCAACctggggtgtttactggttacaattttgctgtattaactatggaggggggtgggggcctCGGCATTCTtaagggtgtttactggttacaatttttgtGTATTaactatggaggggtggggggggcatTCTTAAGGGTGTTTACTGGCTACATTtcgccgtattagctatggagggggggggggctcgccacggaatgccggcttagatctaccccgaCGGTATCGTGTAATCTGCAAAgatcaattacagtttagttacagttGGCCGGcaaaatattgctttaaattcttgtaaagcaagtaaaataacataggaaaacgtcagttaccatagtctagctcaccgtggaACTACGCTGGGATAGGCGAGGCTTTACTTTGGCCTGCGGCATCCCCGATGATACAAATCAGCCTATGGAACAGGAAGCCTCATTCCCAAGCCCTAAATTTGTTCGTTATCAAAAAATCATAAGTTCAAATCAATATTTatgttctttcataaaaaaaaagaggctaaTGCACAAGGCCAATTAGGCTTTACTTAGCCTAGGCCTATGGCATCCCTGCCAAAACAAATAGGCCTAGGCTAGTCCTTGGACAGGAGGCCTAGGCCTAATTAGGTCCAATAATTAACAAGCTTTAAAACTGTTGATACTGAGATGATTTACACGTAGGAAGACATATTTTTAAGACGTCAAAAAAGGCCAAAGTTTAGATTATAAACTTATTAAACTGTAGGATAAGTTCTATTTAGGCCTACGTAGGTATGATAAGCCTAGGCCTAATTCAGCCCAATATTTAAAAAGCCCTAAAGTTTATTATTCtcagtaaattttaatatacgAAGACATGAATTTAGTACGGAAAAGGTGGACCACAGACTAGATTACAGGCCTATTAAACTACCCTCCAGATATATACGGGTTGGCCAACAATGGCGGCTCACAAATCAAGTCTGCAGGACCAACaacttatttcttattatatcatcatatatGAGCCATGACGTTCAGTGAAATGgacttaaatataaaatcaatgggGCAACATACCTCCGGAAGGTTAATAATTGGgagaaatcttgaaaaatatgcataaattctGTTGAAATGTCAGGCGGTTCCACTACAAACTTGGGACGCGTCGGGATTGTTTACGAATCGTTCTCTTCAGAAAGCGTCAACTTTATTGCATTATTATGAACATTTAGATTCtatattttagtatatacatacacacttaataattataatctataaaaattataattataaagtatGAACACTATAATTACTCGCGTTTTGATGAATCGAAGTAGCCATTGTAAATCTTATGTTGCAGCGAACGAGATTACATTGCCAGACATTGTCTTCTCTTGGTTGAATTATTTTCCCGCCATTTGGTTGTGTACAGGTTAttgaaaacaaggaaattttttgaataaacacaatttataattatataaactatataaatcaTAGTTCAACACGTTTGGATAAATCCAAGTAGCCATTATTAAGGTTGTGCTGCAGCGAACGAGAGCTTATTGCCAGACATTATCCTCTCTTCATCCAATTACTTTCCGGCTATTTGGttagtttatattatttaaattacGGCCAATTGCCCAAAGTGAAAGTATGGTATGATGTGAAATGGAGTATGATAGCTAGCGTGGACCTTCGAACTCTAAACAACCAACAGAGACATTTTCCCGCCAAGACTACCGCAAGGCTTTGGCAGTGGCTCAATAGAGGCTTTGTACATGACGTCATTTCTTTGTTGCAACACATAATATCACCATTATGGAGGGAGGGCTCAGTTTGTCATTTCATTGCTCTTTTTGTTCTtgagaaagttaaaaaattaatatttgacaCCAAAGAGGAAATTTTAGTcgatgtgtgtgtaaaatcaacTTCGTGCATATCAAATACTGACTATCAGTGCCATTTGTTATTGGGTAAATCAGATCGGTGCCATTAGTCAGTAAGGAAATGCAGTAAcgttgattgaatatagaatttagcactgggatctatgaggctaTTCAgttctgaaacggaaattggcagtaaaagggttgaaaggtgtaacaggaggaaaacatcgcagttgcactatgagtcatttgttaggggagggttgagagtaagatggaaaaaagagaacatgaaaggtggtacagtaaaaggaacgaaaggggttgcagctaggggccgaaggcacgctgcaaataaccttaagtaatgcctacagtgcaccgcttgagatgcattgacggccctacccccctagGACAGGTCAAAATGATTATGCctgatatattttaaaactgcCATTTGAACTTTATGTGAAAGATTGAAGACGAGTTTCAATTCACTGCAATATATGCTGCAGGTTTCAATGTAAGAAAGATTAACAGAAAGGAAACGTGTGATGACGACCAACATAAGTTTAggatttaattatttaaacacattttATTAATTACTCACAGGAACAAGCTTTACGTTAGGCCTAAACGGATTTTAAACATTCAAAGGAGTTTCTCTGAACACCTGATTTTAAACTTTCAACACATTCAATGTTAtctttcaaaagaacaaaatataacgACTCCATACAGGCacgaaatcaaaagaaaaagtaaaaaagaaacaacactgtaaaaatgaactttttttttttattattgaaacaaaGAATCAAATGTCATTGAATAGTTAACTCAACACAGTTGTGCCTACGTTTTTCCATCATGTTCATTTTTCGGGAAACTCGTTCCCGGGTAAGACGCACAGCATTTCGAAGAGCAAGTTGGCCCCTGTCAGTGCAGTTGTTCCCTCGAAGTCGTAAGGAGGTGacacctgaaaaaaagaaaagattctttttttttaactgtgttaAAATGATTCAGTATGAGAACACATCCAATAGCCAAACAATTTATCCTAAGACTATGGCACCGGTCCTGGCATTCCCTAGTTTATGGCTCTGTGATATTTAAACGTAGAGCCATGTCTACACAGATTGTATTTATCACACGACAAATGGTCACGGGGGATACAAATCGCGTTCCACGTACTAGGATAGgcgtgatttaaaaaaaagataccttACTGAATATCATTAGGCCTATCTGTTAACTAACCATCTACCAAATAACCCGTCTTTCTTACATGAAAGCACTATAAAGTGTTCAGCATGATATTACATCAGCTGCAATTTTTCCTCCCAATGTACTGTAGAACAACAACAAACTCAGATACgcgtcgaaataaaaaaaaaaaaaaaagaaacattactcACCTCAACTAGATCGCAACCGACAAGATTCAAACCCCGGCAGCCACGGATTATTTCCAGCCCTTGTATGGTCGTTAGGCCTCCGATTTCAGGTGTACCTGTGTACAAGGAAacagacattacacacacacacacacacacacacacacacgtctctgATGGTTGGTCAGAGTTCAAGGGTCAACATCAGGCCTCTTATCACTTGCAACACTTTGCCAAGCTTAGGGTATATGAACCTTTCAGAGTTGTCCCAAGTAACAAACTAGGATtctgtaactttttaaaattgggaacaaactggaaaaaattaagaaattaggGAATGGAAGTAATAAATCACATCGTACAGGCcacaggaatataaaaataatgaagtttttgtGAAAGACTTTTTTTGAGAGACTGAAATAGGCGAGGatttaaaaaatggtttttcaaaattgttgaaaatgaccccttaaatataatcattaaaattacaactgcccttcaatataattatttaaaaaaatcttataaaggaATTATCATTTCATTACCAGAATGATAAAATGATGGCAAGTACAAGATGATGAatgttaaaacattaaaaaagaaaggttatGAATCGGGAAAAACATGAGCAGGAAAAAATACGAGGGCTTAAAAGGCAGTAGAATTTAAGAAAGTCAATCAACGAACCGTGTGAATTTAGGAAGAGATAGCACAACGAGTGTTACGGGACTGAGACAAAGACAAGATAAACCAAGGCGTTTTTTAAACTGACCAGTGCCAGGGCAGAAAGCAGGGTCGATACCGTCGATGTCGAAGGAGAGGTACACAGGTTTATTTCCCAGTTTCTGCCTGATCTTTTCCATCAGAGGAGAGAGGGATTTGTACCAGCAGTCCTCGGCTGAGTAAATGGTAAATCCCTgggagaataaataaatgaataattacttCATAAGTTGATGAGGAGAAAGGCAGAGGTGTAAATATGTACGTCTGTATGGGAAGATAAAGGTGTAGGCCTAGTCAGTGAATTTGAGGTGCATAGTACCATAACGCTTAAATGTTTCGTtacagattcattctctctctctctctctctctctctctctctctctctccttatgtatGGCAAGATTAAATATATAGTCAATGAACCTGAGGTGTGTAGTAGTACCATGACGTTCAAATGTTTCGttacagatttctctctctctctctctctctctctctctctctctctctctccttatgtatGGCAAGATTAAATATATAGTCAATGAACCTGAGGTGTGTAGTAGTACCATGAGTTCAAATgtttctcttactctctctctctctctctctctctctctctctctctctctctctccatagactTACCTTCTCGATCTGCCAGGCATGAGGATTCGATTCGTGAGTTGAACCTCGCAAACCGATCTGGAAAGTGGAGTGTGGGTCAATCAGATCCTCCTCCAGAGCCCTCCTGAAGGGGGTGCCGTGGGTGATCTTAGCCCCGAGCATGGTGTCGCTGACGTCGGCGTGGGCATCTACGTGAATCAGCCCCACGGGGCCATGTTTGGCCTGAAATAAATCAGGGTTTGAAGGAAAAATGAACTGTCTCTGGTATCTATAACTATTGTGTAATCTAAAACAGGCTTAGTATCTTTAGGAATAGATTTCcctgtgtgtgaaaacattggtctATGTTCAGATTTGCTGTCGTTTAAGCCCAGGGACAACCTCTCTCAACACTGCCCTGTATGTATGCTAAATTAAAGCTTCTCTAAACCTCTCTAAAATGAGACATGAAATTTATACACAGTAATTCTTGATGGAGTTATTGTATCATTATATATCTTATTACCTTAATTGCCTGGAGAATCGGATACGTGATGGTGTGGTCTCCCCCCATCGTAAGCGGGATACACCCGCCGGATACAAGCTTCATGTATCCGTCCCGAATGTCCTTACAAGCCTCTGGCAAACTGGAAAATATCATATCAGACAATCCATATCCTGAGTATTTCGTCAGCGGTGTTTTTGGAAATAGTCACCTTTATTTAAGGCTGTGTTCACACTTAGGTAAAACATGTCATTAACAGATATTGGAAACTTCTCATATATATCGcaaacagattgaaaacaagtcaacaacaatTATCATGAAAATGTTGCAAACAAGTCGGCAACTGTAAATGGAGAACGAACCTTTAagtaaatgctggataatcatacAAAGTCCtggttaaaattacaaatatgttgttgacttgtatccaacctgtTTGTTATATGTGTGTAATGAATTGCTGGCGTTGCGTATGATATGTTTGACCGTAGTGTGGACACGCTCTTAAAGAACAAGAGTATATAGGACTAAGCTAAGTAACAAGTAGGCTATAGGACTAGGTTGACAGCAACAAGTATAGGCCTAGGCTGACAGTAACAAGTATAGGCCCAGGCTGACAGTAACAAGTATAGACTTAGGCTGACATTAACAAGTATAGGCCTAGGGTGACAGTAACAAGTATAGACCTAGGGTGACAGTAACAAGTATAGGACTAGGCTGACAAGTGACAGTAACCAGGCTGACAGTAACAAGACCTAGGGCTGACAGTAACAAGTATAGGCCAAGGCTGACAGTAACAAGTATAGGCCTAGACTGACAGTAACAAGTATAGGACTAGGCTGACAGTAACAAGTGTAGGCCTAGACTGACAGTAACAAGTATAGACCTAGGCTGACAGTAACAAGTATAGGCCAAGTAGACTGACAGTAACAAGTATAGGCCTAGGCTGACAGTAACAAGTATAGGCCTAGACTGACAGTAACAAGTATAGGCCAAGGCTGACAGTAACAAGTATAGGCCTAGACTGACAGTAACAAGTATAGGTCTAGGCTGACAGTACTTGAAAGTGTTGAAGTTGACGTCTCCTACATCCGCCACGTTCAGGTAGTTGAACGGATTGGCACCTGTCGCTTGGTTGTGGGGTCTCAACAAAACAGACTCGCACCGAATTTGACGGGGGCCGAGACGGGTGCCACTCCTGTTCGAGGCTCCGATGTCCATAGGAACTCCTACGAAACAGGCGTCCAATCCTGGATGGAGAGGGAAGCCGTGACGTCACTGGACTGTCCTGGAATTTCTACTCTACGACaatgaataaaagagaatttgGCTGAGCGAGTTTTTTTAAATCGGTTTAGGCAAAACGCCGGCAGATCGTGTCTGTTAAACGTGTGACTCAAATTCTTCTCAACATTCTTCTGATACATaaaaacaactgagagagagagagagagagagagagagagagagagagagagagagagagagagagatgggggggaaCCATCCTTAtttaaaacacagagagagatttaatgtttCTTATTAAAAGTATACAGAAGAAATCTTTAatctcattcagagagagagagagagagagagagagagagagagagagagagagagagagagagagagagaggaaactatcCTTATttaaaagcacagagagagatttaacgtttcttaataaaaatatacagaagaaatctttaaccttatttaaaaacacttatttaaaaacagagatttaatgtttgttattaaaaatatacagaagaaaTCTTTaatcttattgagagagagagagagagagagagagagagagagagagagagagagagagagagagagagagagagagagagagagaggaaactatccttatttaaaaacacagagagagatttaatgtttcttattaaaatatacaGAAGAAATCTTTAAtcttattcagagagagagagagagagagagagagagagagagagagagagagagagagagagatccctaccTTCTGTATCCACCTGAACGGGTAGTCTCATGAAGGACGCGATTCCTCCCGATCTCACAAGCTGATTTCCTCCAGTCGGTTTGTTTAAGGTCCTCGCTCCTGACGCCCTTGTTGAGGTGGTGTGGAGACCTCGGCGGAGGGCGTCCTCTCCCACTGCAGGCGTCTTCTGCAGCACAGTCTTCGCTGTTGCGCTCATAGACAAACGCCGGCACACCTGAAGGAAGCTGCCCGACATCTTGCGAGATctggagagaagaggaaggggatTATCATTTCCCTTTACGCTTTtctgtatgattttgttttcttttgtttactcttcttcttccgcGGGTTTGGGCTAGCAATTGCCGTCATGGAGGGAGTGTGTGAGCGCTTGCTCTATAACTCACTGTCAACCAAATTAGAGGTGTTGGAGAATAAGAAACTTTGGATTCATGACATAAATTTAGACAGAGGAAAGAGTGGAGAATATCATACACTCTTTCATAAGTTACGGCAGCACCAGACAAGTTTTCTGAATATTGCAGAATGTCGCAGAAAACCTTTGATTTTGTTTCACAAGGGCATTCAATCTCGGATATCAAAATTTGACACTAATTACAGACGAGCAATATCAACGGGAGAGAGACTTGTGGTAACTCTGAGGTAAGGATTATTGATTTCGAAGTCTGTAAAGTTGCAGATTTATTTTGCtctataatgcatatatatattatataatatatatatatatatatatatatatatatatatatatatatatatatatatatatatatatatatacacacatatatatgtatgtatatatatatatatatatacatatatatatatatatatatatatatatatatatatatatatatatatatatatatatatatatgttacacctacagattaaacatttctttcaaaatgctacgtaacgtgtctTGCAGTCTATCTTCAGAAGCGAG
This genomic interval from Macrobrachium rosenbergii isolate ZJJX-2024 chromosome 56, ASM4041242v1, whole genome shotgun sequence contains the following:
- the LOC136836082 gene encoding guanidinobutyrase-like, producing MSGSFLQVCRRLSMSATAKTVLQKTPAVGEDALRRGLHTTSTRASGARTLNKPTGGNQLVRSGGIASFMRLPVQVDTEGLDACFVGVPMDIGASNRSGTRLGPRQIRCESVLLRPHNQATGANPFNYLNVADVGDVNFNTFNLPEACKDIRDGYMKLVSGGCIPLTMGGDHTITYPILQAIKAKHGPVGLIHVDAHADVSDTMLGAKITHGTPFRRALEEDLIDPHSTFQIGLRGSTHESNPHAWQIEKGFTIYSAEDCWYKSLSPLMEKIRQKLGNKPVYLSFDIDGIDPAFCPGTGTPEIGGLTTIQGLEIIRGCRGLNLVGCDLVEVSPPYDFEGTTALTGANLLFEMLCVLPGNEFPEK